In a single window of the Sediminicoccus sp. KRV36 genome:
- a CDS encoding DUF6441 family protein produces MRVVARIEGIAPSEWLKTRSRVVAQAISIGIDAAGKGAQQDIRAMIRAAGMGQRLGNAVRQSTFPKLPHVSMRAASEISASSNAADIIEAFSEGVTIRGRGRYLAIPTAAVPRGRWNAKLTPREVETRFLRKLELRVFGGKPALVLVEARTTRGGSVRGATRAQIARGRTREVVMFWLQDSVTLPKRLAPRPIAASWARRLPSLIDRAATSLKR; encoded by the coding sequence ATGCGCGTCGTCGCCAGGATTGAGGGTATCGCCCCCTCTGAATGGCTGAAGACCCGCTCTCGCGTGGTGGCCCAGGCGATCTCGATCGGTATCGACGCCGCCGGCAAGGGCGCCCAGCAGGACATCCGCGCCATGATCCGCGCGGCCGGCATGGGCCAGCGCCTGGGCAATGCGGTGCGCCAAAGCACCTTTCCCAAGCTGCCCCACGTTTCGATGCGCGCGGCCAGCGAGATCTCTGCCTCCAGCAACGCCGCCGATATCATCGAGGCCTTCTCCGAGGGTGTGACCATCCGCGGCCGCGGCCGGTATCTGGCCATCCCCACCGCGGCCGTGCCGCGCGGCCGCTGGAACGCCAAGCTCACCCCGCGCGAGGTCGAGACGCGATTTCTCCGCAAGCTCGAGCTGCGGGTGTTCGGCGGTAAGCCAGCCCTCGTGCTGGTAGAGGCCCGCACCACACGAGGTGGTTCTGTGCGTGGCGCCACACGCGCCCAGATCGCCCGCGGCCGCACCCGTGAGGTGGTCATGTTCTGGCTCCAGGACAGCGTGACACTGCCCAAGCGTCTGGCCCCGCGTCCCATCGCCGCCAGCTGGGCGCGGCGTCTGCCAAGCCTGATCGATCGCGCGGCGACCTCCCTGAAACGCTGA
- a CDS encoding structural protein, translated as MSAAQSGVNPHTTRGYRNRNPGNIEHVPTNKWQGLAEPPSDGRFCRFTSHELGIRALALLLTTYQDRHQLRTPRAIITRWAPKVENDTEAYIAVVARRIGVGPDDAIDLHRHDHLRPLVEAIIHHECAGLSYPAAVIDRALTLAGAPPAPPVTLRDVATITDTGRGALLVGAAGIATAVVQATPAIQALGSLAPAVAIALIAAAVVGVLAWRLRRPA; from the coding sequence ATGAGCGCGGCCCAGAGCGGCGTGAACCCGCACACCACACGCGGCTATCGCAACCGCAATCCGGGGAACATCGAGCATGTCCCGACCAACAAATGGCAGGGCCTCGCTGAGCCGCCCTCGGATGGGCGTTTCTGCCGCTTCACCAGCCACGAGTTGGGCATTCGCGCACTGGCACTGCTGCTGACCACATACCAGGACCGGCACCAGCTGCGAACGCCGCGCGCGATCATCACGCGCTGGGCGCCCAAGGTGGAGAACGATACCGAAGCGTATATCGCAGTGGTGGCGCGGCGGATCGGCGTCGGACCGGATGATGCGATCGACCTGCATCGGCATGATCACCTTCGCCCGCTCGTGGAGGCGATCATCCACCACGAATGCGCGGGGCTGTCCTATCCAGCCGCGGTGATCGATCGCGCGCTCACCCTCGCCGGGGCGCCACCTGCGCCGCCGGTCACCTTGCGTGACGTCGCTACCATCACCGACACCGGTCGCGGCGCGCTGCTGGTCGGCGCGGCGGGTATCGCCACCGCCGTCGTCCAGGCGACACCCGCCATCCAGGCCCTGGGCAGCCTGGCGCCAGCGGTCGCCATCGCGCTGATCGCCGCGGCGGTGGTCGGTGTACTGGCCTGGCGCCTGCGGCGGCCCGCATGA
- a CDS encoding DUF927 domain-containing protein, with the protein MAANPFAPLGAVPEVQEMPEAVASWQAELPAPEEPPEALRHPRLGVPVCGWTYRDAEQRPLFRVFRFNLPDGRKEFSPLTFGTAKEQRRWHWKAPPAPRPLYGLADLAARPDAPVILCEGEKAADAAAVLFPEHVAMSWPGGSGATGKADWSPLEGRHVIIWPDHDAPGAEAAGKLHTALAEAGAACAAVVEIPADWPEKWDLADALPPDVTVETLRQMVADAEAQAVPPQGEDAPKMPRPFFMRASGVWWQAEPMEGGRDVVQPVHVCGPLRVVAATNNGTGQAWGALLEWEDADGRQHQWAMPRAMLAGDGQEVRSHLLDGGLFLASSRKAREKLAEYLTRANPPDRVRVVSRIGWHGAAGARVFVLPDATMGRLAGERVMLQTERPDALPPLHQSGTLAEWQSDLAALAVGNSRLGFALAVGFAAPLAALIGAEGGGFHFRGPSSVGKSTALHVAGSVWGGGGLRGWCRSWRTTDNSLEAVAAAHCDLLLCLDEMGEAGAETVASAAYMLANGAGKGRAGRDGSARRVAEWRRFSAILARWLADAEAQRRPKITLSGAAFSEAGDLGDLPASLKALEILEFPRRKCSGVGCSTWAA; encoded by the coding sequence ATGGCCGCTAATCCCTTCGCGCCCCTTGGCGCTGTGCCTGAGGTGCAGGAAATGCCCGAAGCCGTTGCGTCCTGGCAGGCGGAATTGCCGGCACCGGAGGAACCGCCGGAGGCGTTGCGCCATCCCCGGCTTGGCGTGCCGGTTTGCGGGTGGACCTACCGGGATGCGGAGCAACGCCCGCTGTTCCGGGTGTTCCGCTTCAATCTGCCCGATGGCCGCAAAGAGTTTTCGCCGCTGACATTCGGCACCGCGAAAGAGCAACGGCGCTGGCACTGGAAGGCACCGCCGGCACCGCGCCCGCTCTATGGCCTGGCGGACCTCGCCGCGCGGCCTGACGCGCCCGTGATATTGTGCGAAGGCGAGAAGGCCGCCGATGCTGCCGCGGTGCTTTTCCCGGAGCATGTGGCGATGTCCTGGCCGGGCGGCAGCGGTGCCACCGGCAAGGCCGATTGGAGCCCGCTGGAAGGCCGCCACGTCATCATCTGGCCCGATCATGACGCGCCGGGTGCAGAGGCGGCAGGCAAGCTCCACACGGCGCTGGCGGAAGCCGGAGCGGCTTGCGCGGCGGTGGTGGAGATCCCTGCCGACTGGCCGGAGAAGTGGGATTTGGCCGATGCGCTGCCGCCCGATGTGACGGTGGAGACGTTGCGGCAGATGGTGGCCGATGCGGAGGCGCAAGCGGTGCCGCCGCAAGGCGAGGATGCGCCGAAGATGCCGCGCCCCTTCTTCATGCGCGCCAGTGGCGTGTGGTGGCAGGCGGAGCCGATGGAAGGCGGACGCGATGTGGTGCAGCCGGTGCATGTGTGCGGGCCGCTCCGGGTGGTGGCCGCGACGAATAACGGCACCGGGCAGGCTTGGGGCGCTTTGCTGGAATGGGAGGATGCGGACGGGCGGCAACATCAATGGGCGATGCCGCGCGCCATGCTGGCCGGTGACGGGCAAGAGGTGCGCTCCCATCTTCTCGACGGCGGCTTGTTCCTGGCTTCCAGCCGCAAGGCACGGGAGAAGCTGGCCGAGTATCTGACGCGCGCCAATCCGCCCGACCGCGTGCGGGTGGTTTCGCGGATTGGGTGGCATGGTGCGGCAGGCGCGCGGGTGTTCGTCCTGCCGGATGCCACCATGGGCCGCCTGGCCGGCGAGCGGGTGATGCTGCAAACCGAGCGGCCCGACGCGCTGCCGCCGCTCCATCAATCCGGCACGCTGGCCGAGTGGCAAAGTGATTTGGCGGCGCTGGCGGTGGGGAACTCTCGCCTGGGCTTCGCGCTGGCGGTGGGTTTCGCGGCACCGCTTGCGGCGCTGATCGGCGCGGAGGGTGGCGGCTTTCATTTCCGCGGGCCTTCCAGCGTGGGGAAATCCACCGCTTTGCATGTCGCTGGCAGCGTGTGGGGCGGCGGCGGTTTGCGCGGGTGGTGCCGAAGCTGGCGCACCACGGATAATTCCCTGGAAGCGGTGGCGGCGGCGCATTGCGATTTGCTGCTGTGCCTCGACGAAATGGGCGAGGCCGGGGCCGAGACGGTGGCGAGTGCGGCCTACATGTTGGCGAACGGTGCCGGCAAAGGCCGCGCCGGGCGGGATGGCAGCGCGCGCCGGGTGGCGGAGTGGCGCAGGTTTTCCGCCATTCTTGCGCGATGGCTGGCGGATGCAGAAGCGCAACGACGCCCGAAAATCACTCTCTCCGGCGCGGCGTTCTCCGAAGCTGGCGACTTGGGCGATTTACCAGCCAGTCTGAAAGCCTTGGAAATCTTGGAGTTTCCTCGGCGAAAATGTAGCGGAGTTGGTTGCAGCACATGGGCAGCGTAA
- a CDS encoding tape measure protein: protein MLRLSTEGADQVIRDLRAAATESAAAGRAYDALIKAQPALATGAERTEQALRKNVDAMRGMRGELSVLGAATDGLTASLGRFGSALTSPAAAIAGLSAGVVAGGVAIARLGDEYTTTMNKLRAATGSVQAAGAVYAELVAMSQQTGASISESAGAFVRFSVAARAIGATNGEVLQLTRTIQQAGLISGASTQEAAAGVQQLGQALASGTLQGDELRSILENMPTLAEALAQQLGVSIGQLRTMGSEGQLTSDRVFQALLRASEAINKQFTELTPTMGRAFGVLGQAMVEFVGKLDQALGLSQAIARAATAAAAAVGQVSGGMAPRSPAEQADFDVAQARERIARLEAEAASLSGEPGLYATPRRGTISRAMQEAAAQTQPREERLAELRQRIEAENTLIREGLARRNQVHTEADDVRQAEEATAAARRLAAARTAQTTAFNTTRDALDQERKLRTDHATRITAIDAGLANGDTDAAGAARLRRMANEELADGLKALDAAARGRIETDESLAQVARIVSDIEKDRLTLMRDGETVTAAARTEIEKYADEQARLSNLLAAGAITQETYNRAVAAADPAVKAAREAARQVEADNKQMTDAVVRYGADRFADMFGNNQKSWKEMWQGFLGTARSVLARIASEAIIRPIIAPVVSGLGLGQFGSASGIGTSIGSIFGPSGGTAVSNAGSTQGAVSQAGQSAGLFQFGRSTGLGGAFTGGTANSGYGFLDNALNAQIAAPVNFPSEAAFQGLVDGTASNGLSVGGALGGAAGIAGGAYGIYSGVQRGGIGGYTSAAGGALSVASGVSTILQTLGVISAGLGPIGWIGAAVLAIAGALLPGQKPSSRGQETRLDFNSGVSTYAGLGGDRYSQANRDQSAAAVQSIVSLATQLGDALGGARINGNAAVGVTERGLYLDVAGRKAQFANDEAGSKALADTAALYVLQAFRSVAEGDYNKLANNSGDIASLQANLEWYEGTYKALQKVGEATNEFERQVTALSKPYDDAIAKARSLALAEDGITQKRDEAIAKLTQQRDAEVANIRESIQGRLIAAGAMGGDINALNEGVVARQEAATAAK from the coding sequence GTGCTGCGCCTTTCCACCGAGGGCGCAGACCAGGTGATCCGCGACCTGCGCGCGGCCGCCACCGAGAGCGCCGCGGCCGGCCGCGCCTATGACGCGCTGATCAAGGCGCAGCCGGCCCTCGCGACCGGCGCCGAGCGTACCGAGCAGGCGCTGCGCAAGAATGTCGACGCCATGCGCGGCATGCGCGGAGAGCTTTCCGTGTTGGGTGCCGCCACGGACGGCCTGACGGCGAGCCTCGGTCGGTTTGGCTCGGCGCTCACCTCACCCGCAGCCGCCATCGCTGGGCTTTCCGCTGGCGTTGTCGCCGGCGGCGTGGCCATCGCCCGTCTGGGCGATGAATACACCACCACCATGAACAAGCTGCGCGCCGCCACGGGCAGCGTGCAGGCAGCCGGCGCAGTTTATGCCGAGCTGGTGGCCATGTCCCAGCAGACCGGCGCATCCATCTCCGAAAGCGCCGGAGCCTTCGTGCGCTTCTCGGTCGCCGCGCGCGCCATCGGCGCCACCAATGGCGAGGTGCTGCAACTTACCCGCACCATCCAGCAGGCCGGGCTCATCTCCGGTGCCTCCACCCAGGAGGCCGCCGCCGGCGTCCAGCAGCTCGGCCAGGCGCTGGCATCGGGCACGCTGCAAGGCGACGAGCTGCGCTCCATCCTGGAGAACATGCCCACCCTGGCCGAGGCCCTGGCGCAGCAGCTTGGCGTTAGCATCGGCCAGTTGCGGACGATGGGCAGCGAGGGCCAGCTCACCTCGGATCGCGTGTTCCAGGCGCTGCTGCGCGCCAGCGAGGCCATCAACAAGCAATTCACCGAGCTCACCCCCACCATGGGCCGCGCCTTTGGCGTGCTCGGCCAGGCCATGGTCGAATTCGTCGGCAAGCTGGATCAGGCGCTCGGGCTCTCCCAGGCCATCGCCCGGGCCGCGACAGCGGCGGCCGCCGCGGTGGGCCAGGTCAGTGGCGGCATGGCGCCCCGCTCGCCCGCCGAGCAGGCCGATTTCGATGTGGCCCAGGCACGGGAGCGCATTGCCCGCCTGGAGGCCGAGGCAGCATCCCTCAGCGGGGAGCCGGGCCTCTACGCCACCCCCCGCCGCGGCACGATCTCGCGCGCCATGCAGGAGGCGGCGGCCCAAACCCAACCCCGCGAGGAACGCCTCGCCGAGCTCCGCCAGCGCATCGAGGCCGAGAACACCCTGATCCGTGAGGGGCTGGCGCGCCGCAACCAGGTCCACACCGAGGCCGACGATGTGCGCCAGGCCGAGGAGGCGACGGCAGCGGCGCGGCGTCTCGCGGCAGCCAGGACCGCGCAGACCACCGCGTTCAACACCACGCGCGACGCTCTGGACCAGGAGCGCAAGCTCCGCACCGATCACGCCACCCGCATCACGGCCATCGACGCGGGCCTCGCCAATGGCGACACCGACGCCGCCGGCGCTGCGCGTCTGCGGCGCATGGCGAATGAAGAGCTCGCAGACGGCCTCAAGGCTTTGGACGCGGCAGCGCGCGGGCGGATCGAGACGGATGAATCCCTCGCGCAGGTGGCGCGCATCGTCTCTGATATTGAGAAAGACCGCCTAACGTTGATGCGCGACGGCGAAACGGTGACTGCCGCGGCTCGCACCGAGATCGAGAAATATGCCGACGAGCAGGCGCGACTGAGTAACCTGCTCGCCGCGGGCGCCATCACGCAGGAAACCTATAACCGAGCTGTGGCCGCGGCCGATCCGGCGGTGAAGGCTGCACGCGAGGCCGCCCGACAGGTCGAAGCCGACAACAAGCAAATGACCGATGCGGTCGTGCGATACGGCGCTGATCGCTTCGCGGATATGTTCGGCAACAATCAGAAAAGCTGGAAGGAGATGTGGCAGGGGTTCCTCGGCACCGCCCGGAGCGTTCTTGCGCGCATCGCTTCCGAGGCGATCATCCGCCCGATCATCGCGCCCGTTGTCTCCGGATTGGGCCTCGGGCAATTCGGCTCGGCGTCGGGCATCGGGACCTCTATCGGCAGCATCTTCGGCCCCTCGGGCGGCACGGCGGTCAGCAACGCAGGCAGCACGCAAGGCGCCGTGAGCCAGGCGGGGCAGTCTGCCGGCCTGTTTCAGTTTGGACGATCCACAGGGCTGGGCGGTGCATTCACCGGCGGCACTGCCAACAGCGGCTATGGTTTTCTCGACAACGCGCTGAACGCTCAAATTGCGGCACCGGTCAATTTCCCAAGCGAGGCGGCCTTCCAGGGTTTGGTGGACGGGACGGCCTCAAACGGCCTTTCGGTCGGCGGCGCCCTGGGCGGTGCGGCAGGCATCGCCGGCGGGGCTTACGGCATCTATTCCGGCGTCCAGCGCGGAGGAATTGGAGGCTACACGTCAGCCGCCGGCGGCGCACTTAGCGTCGCATCGGGCGTTTCCACAATCCTGCAGACGCTGGGCGTTATCAGCGCGGGGCTCGGCCCCATCGGCTGGATTGGCGCGGCCGTGCTGGCCATCGCCGGCGCGCTGCTGCCCGGGCAAAAGCCATCCTCGCGCGGGCAAGAAACAAGACTCGATTTCAATTCCGGGGTGAGCACCTATGCGGGCCTCGGCGGAGACCGATACAGCCAGGCGAATCGTGATCAGAGCGCAGCGGCGGTGCAGTCCATCGTCTCGCTCGCCACACAACTCGGGGATGCGCTCGGCGGGGCGAGAATCAACGGCAATGCGGCGGTGGGGGTCACCGAGCGCGGGCTTTATCTCGATGTCGCGGGGCGCAAGGCGCAATTTGCGAATGATGAGGCCGGATCTAAGGCGCTCGCGGATACGGCCGCGCTTTATGTGCTGCAGGCGTTTCGGAGTGTCGCCGAGGGTGATTACAACAAGCTCGCGAACAATAGCGGTGACATCGCGAGTCTGCAGGCAAACCTCGAGTGGTATGAGGGCACCTATAAGGCCCTGCAGAAGGTGGGCGAGGCGACGAACGAATTTGAGCGCCAGGTGACCGCGCTCTCCAAGCCCTATGACGACGCCATCGCCAAGGCCCGCAGCCTCGCCCTGGCCGAGGACGGCATCACCCAGAAGCGCGACGAAGCCATCGCCAAGCTGACGCAGCAGCGCGATGCCGAGGTGGCCAACATCCGGGAATCCATCCAGGGCCGGCTTATCGCCGCTGGCGCCATGGGCGGCGATATCAACGCGCTGAATGAGGGCGTGGTCGCCCGTCAGGAGGCTGCCACCGCCGCCAAGTAG
- a CDS encoding phage tail tube protein: MPVGAQGKAVSLFQQTEATEAVKPTGNYRRLPVKSFSLAPTENIQSEVVLSSSATTRDPMDPYRDFIDLAGDAVVPLDLTNIGHWLRMLLGAPTSSGTTNFTHVFQSGSNALPSAAFEKVYGDVSGAHEGYLGVRANTMSLPIQPSGAADVTFGLMGLSYTPNLTSAPGTPTTATFERFNRFQGSIQRNGAALPAFMTGTINFSNSMEPVKAIRNDRRIEGIDWAEPTATFEGTVRLTTANAPILTDAIAGTPCSFTYALTISGTKSLAVFLPRMTLTPTGPRLEGPMGIDIPVRGTGSFDTIAACMMRATLLNQTATYS; this comes from the coding sequence ATGCCCGTCGGCGCACAAGGCAAAGCCGTCTCGCTGTTCCAGCAGACCGAGGCCACAGAGGCTGTAAAGCCCACCGGCAATTATCGTCGGCTGCCGGTCAAAAGCTTCTCGCTCGCCCCCACCGAGAACATCCAGAGCGAGGTCGTGCTGTCCAGCTCCGCCACAACGCGCGATCCGATGGACCCCTACCGGGACTTCATCGACCTCGCCGGCGATGCGGTGGTGCCACTCGATCTGACCAATATCGGCCACTGGCTGCGCATGCTGCTGGGCGCGCCGACCAGCTCGGGCACCACCAACTTCACGCATGTCTTTCAGTCCGGCTCCAATGCCCTGCCGAGTGCCGCCTTCGAGAAGGTCTATGGCGACGTCTCCGGTGCCCATGAGGGCTATCTCGGCGTGCGGGCGAACACCATGAGCCTGCCTATCCAGCCGAGCGGCGCCGCGGACGTGACCTTTGGTCTGATGGGGCTGAGCTACACGCCCAACCTGACCTCGGCCCCTGGCACGCCCACCACCGCCACCTTCGAGCGGTTCAATCGCTTCCAGGGCAGCATCCAGCGCAATGGTGCAGCGCTGCCGGCCTTCATGACAGGGACCATCAACTTCTCGAACTCGATGGAGCCCGTAAAGGCCATCCGCAACGACCGCCGCATTGAGGGCATCGACTGGGCGGAGCCCACCGCAACCTTCGAGGGCACGGTCCGGCTCACCACGGCGAATGCCCCCATCCTGACCGATGCCATCGCCGGCACGCCCTGCTCCTTCACCTACGCGCTGACGATCAGCGGCACCAAGTCGCTGGCCGTCTTCCTGCCGCGCATGACGCTGACGCCGACCGGCCCACGGCTGGAGGGACCCATGGGGATTGATATCCCCGTCCGCGGCACCGGCAGCTTTGATACGATCGCCGCGTGCATGATGCGCGCGACGCTGCTCAACCAAACCGCCACCTACAGCTGA
- a CDS encoding GFA family protein, with protein sequence MDLPQTGRCQCGSLCYEITAVPRIVYACHCTDCQKQSGSAFGMGLVVAEAEFRLTCGDPGRFERRHDSGRRSEAWFCRDCGTRLGSGPINAPDDRGMLRILRAGTLDDTSWLRPAVHVWVRSAQPWVKLPDGVPRFETRPPVPVWLLSTD encoded by the coding sequence ATGGACCTGCCACAGACCGGGCGATGCCAATGTGGTTCGCTTTGTTACGAGATCACGGCGGTACCGCGCATCGTCTATGCCTGCCACTGCACCGATTGCCAGAAGCAATCCGGCAGCGCTTTTGGGATGGGGCTCGTCGTCGCCGAGGCGGAATTTCGACTGACCTGCGGTGACCCAGGCCGCTTTGAGCGTCGCCATGACAGCGGACGCCGGTCCGAAGCTTGGTTTTGCCGTGATTGCGGCACCCGGCTTGGCAGTGGACCGATCAACGCTCCAGACGATCGCGGCATGCTGCGAATTCTCCGGGCTGGCACCCTCGACGACACCTCATGGCTTCGGCCAGCGGTCCATGTCTGGGTCCGCAGCGCCCAACCATGGGTGAAATTGCCCGACGGTGTGCCGCGCTTTGAGACGCGCCCGCCTGTCCCGGTCTGGCTGCTGTCCACCGATTGA